In one window of Candidatus Dormiibacterota bacterium DNA:
- a CDS encoding oxidoreductase: MAIRHLVCGSCNGCEHEMNALAGPAYDITQHGWDLVASPRHADVVTVTGPMTEAMRDAAAATLAATPNPRVVVSVGDCAIGVGPWCGVGSAGDGAGPELGARVSVRGCPPSPDEIVRGLREAARLLDDV, translated from the coding sequence TTGGCCATTCGCCACCTCGTGTGCGGCAGTTGCAACGGATGCGAGCACGAGATGAACGCGTTGGCCGGGCCCGCTTACGATATCACGCAGCATGGATGGGATCTGGTCGCTTCGCCGCGTCACGCCGACGTTGTAACGGTGACTGGGCCGATGACCGAAGCTATGCGGGACGCGGCGGCTGCGACGCTTGCGGCGACGCCGAATCCGCGGGTCGTAGTCTCCGTCGGCGATTGTGCGATCGGCGTGGGCCCTTGGTGCGGCGTGGGCTCGGCGGGCGATGGTGCCGGGCCCGAACTTGGGGCGCGCGTTTCGGTACGCGGGTGCCCCCCGAGCCCGGACGAGATCGTGCGAGGCTTGCGCGAAGCGGCGCGATTGCTCGACGATGTGTAG
- a CDS encoding NADH-quinone oxidoreductase subunit C: protein MYAEIAIAPERVRESVAELAATAQALGAYAGEKQVRYLFLRPQGVLCATVDAGVGALPSMANEMPLYDWHEREMREKQGIAFDGHPDTRRLYIGDGPVPEAMTAQGEGVNVVVVGPVHAGIIEPGRFTFSTGGETTIHLDTQFSYGHRDIERALSGRNALEIAPSIARICGGCSIARSWSYALALESLGGIECDEATEYARVVLAELERLYNHVFDLANAASGAGYGRGLTMGLGLKERILQLCAAATQHRLMFDAIVPGGVRTGVLSDPQALRADLHAVRRDVERFAKELFENRSVVRRFAGAGLLDGRTARLFGACGPAGRASGVELDVRTFCAYGAYAGLDVRIANEKGGDVLARCSVKRREIAESFRLIDASLAVLGDSSIQDPQTVECGTGRTTTALEGSRGVETLSIDVSGDGTIERLHVISASYRNWPAAARAMEGNIIPDFPLVNKSFNLCYSCMDR, encoded by the coding sequence ATGTACGCAGAGATTGCGATCGCACCGGAGCGCGTGCGGGAGAGCGTAGCAGAGTTGGCAGCAACGGCGCAGGCGCTCGGAGCCTATGCCGGCGAGAAGCAGGTACGCTATCTCTTTCTTCGTCCGCAGGGTGTGCTGTGCGCCACGGTGGATGCCGGCGTCGGGGCGTTGCCATCGATGGCGAACGAGATGCCGCTCTACGATTGGCACGAGCGCGAGATGCGGGAGAAGCAGGGGATCGCCTTTGACGGGCATCCGGATACGCGTCGGCTCTATATCGGCGATGGGCCCGTTCCCGAAGCGATGACCGCGCAGGGCGAGGGCGTTAACGTCGTGGTGGTGGGGCCGGTCCATGCCGGTATCATCGAGCCGGGGCGATTCACCTTTAGCACCGGCGGCGAAACGACGATTCACCTCGATACGCAGTTTTCATACGGCCACCGGGATATCGAGCGCGCCCTTAGCGGCCGTAATGCGCTTGAAATCGCGCCGTCGATTGCGCGCATCTGCGGCGGGTGCAGCATCGCGCGTTCGTGGAGCTACGCGCTCGCGCTGGAGTCGCTGGGCGGGATCGAGTGCGACGAGGCGACCGAGTACGCACGCGTGGTGCTGGCAGAACTCGAACGCTTGTACAACCACGTCTTCGACCTTGCGAACGCGGCTTCCGGAGCGGGTTACGGCCGCGGGCTGACAATGGGGCTCGGACTAAAAGAGCGCATCCTGCAGCTCTGCGCGGCCGCGACGCAGCATCGGCTGATGTTTGACGCGATCGTTCCCGGAGGCGTGCGAACGGGAGTCTTAAGCGATCCACAGGCGTTGCGCGCGGATCTGCACGCGGTCCGCAGGGATGTCGAACGCTTTGCGAAGGAGCTGTTTGAGAACCGCTCGGTGGTTCGCCGATTCGCCGGCGCGGGGTTGCTTGATGGCCGAACGGCCCGGCTGTTCGGGGCGTGCGGACCGGCGGGCCGCGCCTCCGGAGTGGAGCTCGACGTGCGGACGTTCTGCGCGTACGGAGCATACGCGGGCCTGGACGTCCGAATCGCGAACGAAAAGGGTGGAGACGTTCTGGCGCGCTGCAGCGTAAAACGGCGCGAGATCGCCGAGTCGTTCCGCCTGATCGATGCATCGCTCGCGGTGCTTGGGGATTCGTCAATCCAAGATCCGCAAACCGTCGAATGCGGAACGGGGCGCACGACCACGGCGCTCGAGGGCTCGCGCGGCGTCGAAACGCTCTCGATCGACGTAAGCGGCGACGGCACGATCGAGCGTCTTCACGTCATATCCGCCTCGTATCGAAATTGGCCGGCGGCCGCGCGCGCGATGGAAGGCAATATCATTCCGGATTTTCCGCTCGTCAACAAAAGTTTCAATCTCTGTTATTCGTGCATGGACCGATAA
- a CDS encoding proton-conducting transporter membrane subunit encodes MTTIVVLFPFVSLTLAALFANRSLRSVARVFLAGAGLIGTILAASTMDWLSGIFAVSVSLLCAIVVLFSTGILPKGGNNPMEPWSRKPAYFILLGAFWSSMLLTVTSAGFIGIWIGISATTLATTFLVAYSGGKAALEAAWKYLMLCSFGIAIALIGMLLLGRAAMMAGVAPGQALSWSALIPHAALMDIPLTRVALTLMLVGFATKAGLVPMHAWLPDAHSKAPAPVSALLSGLLVSCALYAILRVQSVAAQTPSAGLFDGILLYGGAVSILIASLLMLAQRDVKRLFSYSTVEHAGIVAFALGLATPLAAFAALYHILNHAFAKSMAFLSVGMVQEQYGSTSIRDLRGLWSVRGGRTLLAAMIALAGLPPFGLFFSELLIVVAAVQVRAWSALAIALVGLLIAFAALLRLAITTESGTHPHGLPAPKLRLATVAVTCVVAASSALVAVPFVPWSHAVYGLLAAMVNRP; translated from the coding sequence ATGACGACGATCGTTGTCCTGTTTCCGTTCGTTTCGCTGACGCTGGCCGCGCTTTTCGCCAACCGGTCGCTGCGATCGGTTGCCCGCGTGTTCCTTGCCGGCGCGGGCCTCATCGGAACGATCCTCGCCGCGTCGACGATGGATTGGCTCTCGGGGATCTTTGCGGTGAGCGTTTCGCTCCTCTGCGCGATCGTCGTGCTGTTCTCGACCGGCATTCTGCCAAAAGGCGGGAACAATCCGATGGAGCCGTGGTCGCGCAAGCCCGCCTATTTCATCTTGCTCGGCGCATTTTGGAGCAGCATGCTGCTCACCGTTACGAGCGCGGGGTTCATCGGCATCTGGATCGGTATATCGGCAACGACGCTCGCAACCACGTTTTTGGTCGCATACTCGGGCGGCAAAGCCGCGCTCGAAGCGGCCTGGAAGTATCTGATGCTCTGCAGCTTCGGCATTGCGATCGCGTTGATCGGGATGTTGCTTCTCGGACGAGCGGCGATGATGGCGGGCGTCGCTCCGGGCCAGGCGCTCTCGTGGAGCGCGCTGATACCGCATGCGGCGCTGATGGATATCCCCTTAACGCGCGTCGCGCTGACGTTAATGCTGGTGGGGTTTGCCACCAAGGCCGGCTTGGTGCCGATGCACGCGTGGCTGCCGGACGCGCACTCCAAGGCCCCGGCCCCGGTGAGCGCGCTGCTTTCGGGTTTGCTGGTATCCTGCGCGCTGTACGCCATCCTGCGCGTCCAGTCCGTCGCCGCACAAACACCCTCCGCCGGGCTCTTCGACGGCATCTTGCTCTACGGCGGTGCCGTATCGATCCTGATCGCGTCGCTGCTGATGTTAGCGCAACGTGACGTCAAGCGTTTGTTTTCCTACTCGACCGTCGAGCATGCGGGCATCGTGGCATTTGCGCTGGGCCTCGCTACGCCGCTTGCAGCGTTTGCCGCCCTCTATCATATTCTCAATCACGCCTTCGCAAAGTCGATGGCGTTTCTCTCGGTTGGTATGGTGCAGGAACAATACGGATCTACGAGCATCCGGGACTTGCGCGGGCTCTGGAGCGTGCGCGGCGGGCGTACCCTGCTCGCGGCAATGATTGCGCTGGCCGGGCTGCCGCCGTTCGGGCTGTTTTTCTCGGAACTCCTGATCGTCGTTGCCGCGGTACAGGTACGCGCGTGGAGCGCGCTTGCCATCGCGTTGGTGGGATTGCTGATCGCGTTTGCCGCGTTGTTGCGGCTGGCGATTACCACCGAGTCCGGTACCCACCCACACGGATTGCCGGCGCCGAAGCTGCGCCTTGCAACGGTCGCCGTAACCTGCGTCGTGGCGGCTTCGTCGGCGTTGGTCGCCGTGCCGTTCGTCCCGTGGAGCCATGCAGTGTACGGGCTGCTCGCGGCGATGGTGAACAGGCCGTAA